A genomic segment from Perca flavescens isolate YP-PL-M2 chromosome 13, PFLA_1.0, whole genome shotgun sequence encodes:
- the ncbp3 gene encoding LOW QUALITY PROTEIN: nuclear cap-binding protein subunit 3 (The sequence of the model RefSeq protein was modified relative to this genomic sequence to represent the inferred CDS: substituted 1 base at 1 genomic stop codon): MAAVRSLRVSVKSDSGSDRSESDSDSDSDRDVREAEPMEVEVEVEEGELETEDISVNRSLKELLPDTSRRYENKAGAFITGIDVNSKEAIEVKSXSVCDAGRFHIRPEENVEHRNVFLDKETMKKAISSLRMEAIYVTGVDDMSTQDIFGYFKEYPPAHIEWIDDTSCNVVWLDDNTSIRALINSSRMPDPETVTTETASTDQAGEQSKVAGRLGRCSEDEDDDEEEEEEEGEVDEDEAVKKSGEEVEAKNSDGEAEPKAKAQDVQVEDLSQVERESLLRNDLRPAIKPFKGNKLLLRFATHDDKKELGAARRSRYYMKYGNPNYGGMKGILSNSWKRRFHNRRIQRDVIKTKKPLIGDNLGHTPPYTHRHSADLVNLPEEPIKEEEEEEEEDEAEGDEDMEEDDRVVEYKERAEKERGGGVRALGAGLRGRAERSPSHWSESDEMDYDLELKMISTPSPKKTKKMTMYADELDTQLKSIRSELPTENATSHRSHMFIVRLLCLCGVVFRNRVGGSGSQSRAKSTSPCKVTDVRQLLEEKKRHSQHRQPPPVAASGKTDVRQRLGKRRYSPDRRRSPSPVSPRDLPPAREPIRDVHRRLGVATQEHRADYSSSSKDRKSGLWSRLGSVEDDSGAGRSERRPSSRKDASKGAGRKEEEDEEVEEEDDSTLQKMWGAMIKQKQERVSTRIKKSRLDNLPSLQIEISRDSSEDSDA; encoded by the exons GATACGAGCCGGCGATATGAGAACAAGGCTGGAGCCTTCATCACAGGGATTGATGTCAACtcaaag GAGGCCATTGAGGTCAAAAGCTGAAGTGTCTGTGATGCGGGGCGTTTCCATATCCGTCCCGAGGAGAACGTTGAACACAGGAACGTTTTCCTGGATAAAGAGACCATGAAGAAAG CTATCTCCAGCCTGCGTATGGAGGCCATCTACGTGACGGGCGTGGACGACATGAGCACCCAGGACATCTTCGGCTACTTTAAGGAGTACCCCCCGGCACACATCGAGTGGATCGATGACACCTCCT GTAACGTGGTTTGGCTCGACGACAACACGTCCATCCGAGCGCTCATCAACAGCAGCCGGATGCCTGACCCGGAGACGGTTACCACGGAGACGGCGAGCACCGACCAGGCGGGCGAACAGAGCAAAG tggCAGGTCGCCTGGGGCGATGCTCGGAGGACGAGGATgatgacgaggaggaggaggaagaagagggtgAGGTGGACGAAGACGAAGCCGTGAAGAAGAGCGGCGAGGAGGTCGAGGCCAAGAACAGCGACGGAGAGGCGGAGCCTAAAGCCAAGGCCCAGGATGTCCAG gtggaGGACCTGTCCCAGGTGGAGCGAGAGTCTCTCCTGAGGAATGACCTTCGTCCGGCCATCAAACCCTTCAAAGGAAACAAGCTTCTGCTGCGCTTCGCCACGCACG ATGATAAGAAGGAGCTGGGCGCCGCTCGCCGCAGCAGGTACTACATGAAGTACGGAAACCCGAACTATGGAGGCATGAAGGGGATCCTCAGCAACTCCTG GAAGAGGAGGTTTCACAACCGTCGGATCCAGCGAGACGTCATCAAGACCAAGAAGCCTCTGATCGGAGACAACCTGGGACACACACCTCCGTACACCCACCGGCACTCCG CGGACCTGGTGAACCTGCCCGAGGAGCCAatcaaagaagaagaggaggaagaggaggaggatgaagcgGAGGGAGACGAAGACATGGAGGAGGACGACCGCGTGGTGGAGTACAAGGAGCGAGCGGAGAAGGAGCGCGGCGGAGGCGTGCGCGCGCTGGGGGCGGGTCTCCGCGGCCGCGCCGAGCGCTCCCCGTCCCATTGGTCGGAGTCGGACGAGATGGACTACGACCTGGAGCTGAAGATGATCTCCACGCCATCGCCCAAGAAGACGAAGAAGATGACCATGTACGCCGACGAGCTGGACACGCAGCTGAAGAGCATCCGGTCAGA GTTGCCCACCGAAAATGCGACTTCCCACCGTTCCCACATGTTTATAGTGCGTCTGCTCTGTCTCTGTGGTGTTGTGTTCAGGAACCGGGTGGGGGGGTCGGGGTCACAGAGCCGAGCCAAGTCCACGTCGCCCTGCAAGGTGACGGATGTCCGgcagctgctggaggagaagaagagacacTCTCAGCACAGACAGCCCCCCCCGGTGGCAGCCAGCGGGAAGACAG ACGTACGGCAGCGTTTGGGGAAAAGGCGCTACTCTCCCGACAGACGGCGCTCGCCCTCCCCCGTCTCCCCCAGAGACCTGCCTCCAGCCAGAGAACCAATCAGAGACGTGCATCGCAGACTGGGCGTGGCCACGCAAGAGCACAGAGCCGACTACTCCAGCTCatcaaaagacagaaaga GCGGTCTGTGGAGCAGACTGGGCTCCGTGGAAGACGACAGCGGCGCCGGGCGCAGCGAGCGCAGGCCCAGCAGCCG GAAGGACGCCAGCAAGGGCGCCGGcagaaaggaagaagaagacgaagaggtggaggaggaggacgactcGACGCTGCAGAAGATGTGGGGCGCCATGATCAAACAGAAACAGGAGCGCGTCTCCACCAGGATCAAGAAGAGCCGGCTGGACAACCTGCCGTCGCTGCAGATCGAGATCAGCCGCGACAGCAGCGAGGACTCGGACGCCTGA